A genome region from Cohaesibacter gelatinilyticus includes the following:
- a CDS encoding MarR family winged helix-turn-helix transcriptional regulator, with protein sequence MKSLEEIQQEPHEQLINRVWIHMYRAHRYLYPKMEKHLRKHGFDSPFWHEALVEIERAGEDGIRSTDLLSRLHMAQFNMSRHLSRMEKKGLIERVPCEKDRRAHFLRITPYGTQANKEIWPHYMEIIQEELNDKLTKEEAFQFFSTLIKLYR encoded by the coding sequence ATGAAATCCCTTGAAGAGATTCAACAAGAACCGCACGAACAGCTGATCAATCGTGTCTGGATCCACATGTACCGCGCCCATCGCTATCTCTATCCGAAAATGGAAAAGCACCTCCGAAAACACGGATTTGACAGTCCGTTTTGGCATGAGGCCCTGGTTGAAATTGAAAGAGCAGGGGAAGATGGCATTCGCTCCACCGACCTGCTTTCAAGATTGCATATGGCCCAGTTCAATATGTCCCGGCATCTATCGCGAATGGAGAAAAAGGGACTGATCGAGCGCGTGCCTTGCGAGAAGGACCGACGTGCACATTTTTTGAGGATCACTCCCTATGGCACCCAGGCCAACAAGGAAATTTGGCCACACTATATGGAAATCATTCAAGAGGAGCTGAACGACAAGCTGACCAAGGAAGAGGCGTTTCAGTTCTTCAGCACCCTCATCAAACTCTATCGCTAA
- a CDS encoding siderophore ABC transporter substrate-binding protein: MFNCIRNAGAASLILGMLATAPAHSADIEIKTPRGMAELPSTPAKIAVMDITALDTIDLLGVKPVGVPERLYVDYLKDLGDDAQKTGSLFQPDFEAIHALQPDLVVVGGRSSKQYDAMTKIAPTIDMTVWGEDIIGQAKARLAAYGALFGKEKDAKTHLAAFEAKIAEAKNTVKDKGNALIILTNGPKISAYGASGRFSWLHEAIELPEAIKNVEEATHGEAVSFEFIREANPDWLIVIDRSAAVGNKGVTAKETLNNALIHDTKAWESNQIVYLDAANIYIASGGIQSMTNTLDEIITAFGKAQ; this comes from the coding sequence ATGTTCAACTGCATCCGGAATGCTGGCGCAGCTTCCCTTATTTTGGGCATGCTGGCGACTGCTCCAGCACATTCCGCAGATATTGAAATCAAGACACCACGTGGCATGGCAGAACTACCTTCCACGCCGGCAAAAATCGCCGTAATGGATATTACGGCTCTGGATACGATCGATCTGCTCGGTGTCAAACCAGTTGGTGTTCCGGAGCGGCTTTATGTCGACTATCTAAAGGATTTGGGTGACGATGCCCAGAAAACTGGAAGTTTGTTCCAACCGGACTTCGAGGCCATTCACGCGCTTCAGCCAGATCTCGTTGTCGTTGGTGGTCGGTCCTCCAAGCAATATGATGCCATGACCAAGATTGCGCCAACCATCGATATGACCGTCTGGGGTGAAGATATCATCGGTCAGGCCAAAGCACGTCTTGCTGCTTATGGTGCTTTGTTTGGCAAAGAGAAGGATGCAAAAACCCACCTTGCAGCCTTTGAAGCAAAGATTGCTGAAGCCAAAAATACCGTGAAAGACAAAGGCAATGCTTTGATCATTCTTACCAACGGTCCAAAGATTTCTGCCTATGGCGCGTCGGGTCGTTTCAGCTGGCTGCATGAAGCAATCGAGCTGCCTGAAGCCATCAAGAATGTGGAAGAAGCCACTCATGGTGAGGCTGTGTCTTTTGAATTCATCCGTGAGGCAAATCCCGATTGGCTCATCGTGATTGATCGCTCAGCAGCAGTTGGCAACAAAGGTGTAACCGCGAAAGAAACGCTGAACAATGCGCTTATCCATGACACCAAAGCATGGGAATCCAATCAGATTGTTTATCTGGATGCAGCCAATATCTACATCGCAAGTGGTGGCATCCAATCCATGACCAATACTCTGGATGAAATCATCACCGCCTTCGGCAAAGCGCAGTAA
- a CDS encoding ABC transporter permease, whose product MRKGWFVAVPLLLFGVVASLFIGVIDVSPAALFSADRTMSVMAISRIPRTVAIILTGSSMAVAGLIMQMIVANRFVEPMTAGSGSSAALGVLLVTFFMPAASIFTKMLIACLVALAGTAGFLMLVRRLPPHQPLLVPLVGIAYGGVIGAIVTFIGYQTDLLQYIEVWFNGEFSGILQGRYELLWLAGILTLLAYFVADQFAILGLGKNVSINLGLNYQQIVRLGLLIVSLITAMTVVTVGMIPFVGLVVPNIISRWLGDNLRQTLPVTALMGACLVLVSDLIGRLVRYPFEIPVGTIFGIVGAVIFLWILYMPATTKRGSNSDKREASKC is encoded by the coding sequence ATGCGCAAAGGCTGGTTTGTGGCTGTGCCACTGCTCCTTTTTGGAGTAGTGGCAAGCCTGTTCATTGGTGTGATTGATGTCAGTCCCGCTGCTCTGTTCAGTGCGGATCGCACCATGTCGGTCATGGCTATCAGTAGAATTCCGCGTACGGTGGCAATCATTCTGACAGGGTCTTCCATGGCGGTTGCGGGATTGATCATGCAAATGATCGTTGCCAATCGCTTCGTGGAGCCAATGACTGCGGGGTCGGGATCCAGTGCTGCCTTGGGTGTTCTTCTTGTCACCTTTTTCATGCCGGCCGCTTCGATTTTTACAAAGATGCTGATTGCCTGCCTTGTTGCGCTTGCCGGAACGGCAGGCTTTCTGATGCTGGTGCGTAGATTGCCACCCCATCAGCCTTTGCTTGTGCCTTTGGTTGGTATTGCCTATGGAGGTGTTATCGGCGCGATCGTTACATTCATCGGCTATCAGACCGATCTGCTGCAATATATCGAGGTCTGGTTCAATGGCGAGTTTTCCGGCATTTTGCAAGGCCGGTATGAATTGTTATGGTTGGCAGGAATATTGACTTTGCTGGCCTATTTTGTGGCCGATCAGTTCGCCATCCTTGGCCTTGGCAAGAATGTCTCCATCAATCTTGGCCTGAACTATCAGCAGATTGTCCGGCTCGGACTACTTATTGTCTCTCTCATCACCGCCATGACGGTTGTAACTGTCGGCATGATCCCCTTTGTCGGATTGGTCGTGCCCAATATCATTTCTCGCTGGTTGGGAGATAATCTTCGCCAGACCCTGCCAGTAACCGCATTGATGGGAGCCTGTCTGGTTCTGGTCTCTGATTTGATCGGCAGACTGGTTCGCTATCCGTTTGAAATTCCGGTTGGAACCATATTCGGTATCGTTGGCGCTGTGATTTTCCTATGGATTCTCTATATGCCAGCAACAACGAAACGGGGTTCGAATTCTGACAAGCGCGAGGCCTCGAAATGCTGA